A stretch of DNA from Diospyros lotus cultivar Yz01 chromosome 14, ASM1463336v1, whole genome shotgun sequence:
agtttttttttgttaaggcaTGACTATCCATAATTGTACATTTGGCCAATTTCTCTATCAAAGTGTGACATAAGTGGCTCTTATCTTTATTAAATTTGTGAGAGATTCTGAATGATTCATATTTATATACCAACTTAACAGAGAGATAAAATAACCCAATTACTCTTTAGACTACATTAATTTGTTAGGTtctttgttggaaaaaaaagggtaaagtgGGGGCATTTAGGGTAGTTGCTTATCAAAATGTGATACGAgcactttttatttatttaaacataagaGAGTTTTATGTAAGCTATAATTATACACCTGTTCTCTCTACAATTGAAATTTATATGTGAgtcatttgttaattttttttggtaagtTCATATAGTATTGTGCCTCTTATTAATTCGGTGTGTTTCATATTCTAATTGTGAATTCTCAAAACTTACTAAACTCGTAGTTAGGAAGTCTgaccaaatctatatttttgtcttaggactttcaaattttttttttttttgtgactatttgaatttttcattatttcgattacactaTTGGAGTTgtgtttttgaattaatttttttttataattgtatttttgtataatgtgtattttttcatcttactttacttttttttgtatacataaaaatatataggtaaattgacttgaaaatataagtttataggtataatcaaaacaataaaaaattcgaATTGTCATGTAAAAAAAAGAGAGTCaaaatatagagattaaattaattctaaaattagatttagaagcgtaattgaaataactaaaaatttgaataaatatataaaaaaatataaaaatatgagagtaaaaatataaatttgaccaAAAAACTTTATAAGAGAGAATTTTGTTCCGATGAAAAGCTCATGTgtaactcaaaattttggtAAAGTATTTCTCACCAActataattttacattttaaatcatGGGTACCTTCAACACCAATAGTAACAGTAAAGTTGGGCATCATAAGATAAATCTTTGAAAACATTTATTTGAAAACATAGggttttaaagtatttaaattTGGGCATCATAAGATAAATCTCAATAGTAACAATAAAGTTGCTTTTTGGTGACGATTTGTTTGACTTCGAGTCTCACTACACCAAGCTATAAAAACCCTAGTACCAAGGAGAAAGTAGGTTGCTCAATCCTAAGTAGCATCTCAAATACACTAGGGACAAGACTCCTCATGGTAGGTTACATATGTACTCACTAAAAGGAAGAAAATCCAATACTATTTTCAAATCTTTGTTGACAATACACACTTATTTTCATcgtaatttttaagaattaagagatttcaatgttaatttGGTCATATCTAAATGGTATCAAGcatataaatttatccaaaatttatGATAATGATTTATACTTGCAAAGCCTCACTCATCACATTATTctgatattatttttagtgtaaaaattttataaaatattttccctACTTGTGAGACTGAGAAATTATCACACTGAGGCTAGATGAGTATTGACATTAGGAGGCAATAATACTAGGCAGGGAGCAGTTGGGTAGGGGTAGTAGTAGTAAGTGACTGATGCCCCACAACAATGATTTTATGGGGTTTTGACACAGGCTATTCTGTAGCTTTGCCACCAAAAAGAGGGCTGAAAAACACTAGTCAGGTGGAGGGCCTCCTGCTTGGGTACTCTCTCCCAGCATTGCCGCATCACTTTCATGTCATCAGAGGACACAACCAAACAATGAAAACCCATTTGGGTTTCAGGGCTGTTACTTGTACTCTCTGATTTTACATCTAAAAATTAGCAACACAATGTATCACCACTTGCAATGAAATCTCAGTTGCAGATCCTCTCAAACTTTCCTTTGGTgccttcttttgtttttatacATTCACTTTTGAAGCAGGAGCCAAGTGAATTTACCGAGTGAGAGGTAAAGTAATGAAGTAATGAGTGGTAGATATAGAACTTCCAATGTTAAGGCCAATGATTGCTAGTTCTAATCACATTCAAGATTTACAGTGGCATCAGTTAGCAAGAAGCCAATGGAACACAGCATGGACACTGAAATCATGTTGGATTGAAACACAATAGAATGATAATCTAGCCAGCAAGTGGCCGAGTGAATTATGTTCTACAGCTTGAAAACCCCAATAATTAGAGTCTAGAATCTTAAAGTTGAGACCACCTAAAAGAGGGTCTTCTGACAGTATAGAACAGTTGAACAGAAAGAAGAGGAGAGAACATTTGCCCATAATGCCTTTCTGAGCAAAATCAATGTACAAGCTACTACAAAGGAGACAACACCAGCTCCCTGAGGCTTCCTTCTGAGCATTCCATGAATTTTCCCTATACTAAAAAGCTTATGCTAGACCTCAGCTTTAATCTGCTCTCTGTACAGTGGTTTTAAACAACAGGATATAGTGCTTGTGATCCATTGAGAAATACAGGAATCCACCTACTGAATGTGTCACAAAAGACCCAAAACTAGTCCCCACAATACAGTGCCAGGCTGGTCCATAAACCCCATCAAATTCCTGCAGGAAACCAAAAGAATTAACAAAACCCGTTAACCCATTAACTCATCAATCAATAAACACAAAACCCAAATCTCAGATTAGAGCAGCAGGGCCAAATGCACTACCTTTTTGAGAGTGAAAGCAAGGGCCTTGGAAGTGAACTTTTCCATGCTATCATGGGCTTTTCTtgcacaatccacagcatggGCTTGCATAAATGGAGGCATATCAACAGAGACTACTTTCACACCAGAGCAGCTGAAGAAATCTGCCAACTCGGCTTGAGAGTTGCAGAAGGACCTCCTTCTCCCACCAGCAACTGCCAGAGAAAAGAACGGCCTTTTCGCATCACCCCCTTCATCGGCCTCCTTGCGTCCAATTTCCTGACTCCTTGAGAGTGAAATAGATGCTCTCTTAACGTCACAACCTTGATGAGAATTAGACTCCTTCTTTgccctttctttctttgatgGTTTTTTGGTCTTATCTGATTTATATACCTTTGGATACTTGTTGTCAATAGCCCCTGTAACTGCAAGTCTTAGCCTATCCTTCTCCATCTCTGCAACAGCTCTCCTATGGTGGGAGACCAATTTGGTGGTGGACTTACAAGAGGTGTCTTCAATTGCAGAAACAGCCATGCCTTTGGCGTGCAGATGGGTGTCAGCACAAGTTCTTGAAGGGGCATTTGATGGCTTGTTTGAGGGCTTCTGCTGATGTGTATACAGCTTGGAGAAGTGCTTGGACACAGTGTGGAGGGCCGAGGAGACAATAGTAGGATCTGGGTTGTGGTGGTGATGGTGGTGGGGTTTGGTGGTGGATGCCATCGTGGCAGAGGGGGCACCTTTGGGCTGCTTTCTCTCCGTGGGATCCATGGGCGTCTTCGGGGCTGGACCTGATGCTAAGTTGCGCCGGTTGTGGGTGGTGGGGTGTAGCATGGAGGCGGCGGGGGAGGTGGTGAGATGGAAGGGTGTGTGTTCAGGCCACCCTTCTCAGGGGAAGATGGGGTTGGGGGCGGTGGAGATGGGAGATGGGTGGGGTTCAGAGGATGGGGACTTGTGTGGTGAGATCTTGCTTTGGTTTGGTCTAACGTGCGCCGGGGGCGGAGGAATAGGTTGGGGTGAAGAACCAGACGCACTAGCAGTCGCAGTCGCGGACTGGAATTTCGTTGACTCGATCTGGTTGGGTGTAAAAGCAGGCCTGCTTGCAGGTCTACATTACTTATCGTGCACCCCCTTCTTGTACGAAGGGCGGTGCCCAATCACATGGCCTCTCTATCCCTGTCTCTCTCTTCATTCCTCTTccttaataataaataaaaaataattatattaatataatacttataatctctaaataataattaatttctcaaacaaCTTATCATTACACCAATTTCCATTTtgtttaatactttatttaaaaaaattaaaataatttttactgtCGAACACcatctaataaatttttatttaagattttcaattattctttttcatgacTGCCCACTTAGTCGGCTAAAGAAAAAgttaattagataaaaaaactttttttttctttttttataaacaaaacacaagatgaagttattttgtgataatattctatattagtattttatatattatatcatatcaatataaatatataatctattattacctaaatacaataataaatttatttgtagtGGAAGAATATCTTGATTGGAGTTTGTGGGTGACTTGCAAGGAAGAAAATCGTTCAAGGGTGCGAGTGAGTTTCTCAGCTCTCACGCTAGCTCTCAATGcttaatgtaaaataaatagaatagtAATCAATGTAGAAATATGAATATATCTCAATCAAAGGAAAATTCTTTTGTTTATATAAATGATGATACATGAAGAGCCATATTCTTGAGCAAGCATATCGAATGCCCTTTTAGATTTATAGGCAATTGGAGATAAGTCTAACTCGTTCTTTACGATCTCACGTGAATAATATATGAATATTGACTCTTTTAGGATTTATAGtctctcaaaagaattttttgcACCGCCTAGAgagagatttttaaatttagataaCTCATGAGAATTTTCTAGACAGATCTTGTTATTGAGAGACTTATGAAAATCCCCCATAAAAGTCCCTCGTAGACCTTGAGAAAAGCTTTTAAGGGGATTAGGAGATTAATCCCTTGGTCTGAGGTCACCCAATCTCTCATTTTGAGGTTATTTGATCTTTGGTCTGAGGTCACTTAGTTCTCTCAATCTAATGTCACTCCATTCTTCATAATCTCTTGACCTCTTGATGGACTTTTGAATCTCTTTGCTTAATGTTGGGCTCACCTTTAagcataataatattaatataaaatatcaaaattaagtatttaaataacattaaaaaaattgacaaaatgcCTTGAGATTCATTAGTGTTATTCTTTGAATTACTTTACAATATTGACCACTAATCACACATAAAgagtattttattcaaatatggagGATTCTTATTCATATAGGCCAAATGATTGAACTTAATATTGGAGCATCAGCCAGCAAGTCTAGAGTCTAGACCGTGACATGTGGCGCCATTAGATCAAATCTCCCCTGAAACATATGCATCTATCAACCAACCCTTACCAATGAGTTCAACCTACATAGTACAAACCAACCAAATCATGAATGATCAACTCAATGGTAAGACATAAGATAAGTCCAAGGTataaaaaggaaatagaaatgTCACATGCACActttttagtttaatatttatggtgatattttttattaatagatAGAAATTTATGAgtaattattcataatttaataaaaaatcatcaattaaaatCTAACCATTAATACAAGATATGTTCTCCTTTTCACTTTATGTGATCTTACGACATCCCTTTTTAATATTGCGATACAATTGACCAAGCATAGACACGCTCACAAACAAAACCCTACCAATCCCGTGGCACATCTTACGCTAAGCAATAGTAAGGTAATTTCATTTAATAGCCCACATTGTTAGCCAACGATTGTGGTGACTCCATTGGCATAGCATGCCACTTTGGGACCTAACCCGTCAACTTGTTACTCAATGGCATTGCATGCCATTGGCCATTGTGactagagatgggaaatgggaGGACCGGGCTGGGCCAGCTTGCATCCCGCTTGACCCACCTATTTGGTGGATCGGGCCGAATTTGGCCCACGAGAAAGACGGGTCGGGCCGGGCCAAGGAAATAGAAACTTGGGCCCGGCACAGCCCTATGGctcttaataaatgggccaaagtgagCCAAGTCGAGCCTGGTTATTTGGGTCGGCCcgtgaattatttatttttaatttttttatatataattttttaaatatatattttttattttttctcaaatataactaatattttttaatatttacttataattttgatatGTGTAAAATTGTGATATTTACAGTAAACATTATGtatacaaaaattacaataaaattatgtttacaagaaacataatttttaattattatgtttataattattaaatacaaaaataattttttaaatattttttttattttttggtggaCCAAAAGGGCCATTTTAGCGGGTCAGTTAGTGGGCTGGCCCAcgggccattttggtgggccaCGCCAGACCACGGGCCACATATTGCTGGCCCGACACTACCCTCATTTTGCTAGGCGCGTCGGCCCAGCCCGTTTGCTACAATAACTGGCCGAGCCGGGCTATGAGGCGGGCTGCCATTTCACATCTCTAATTGTGACATCAATCTTCTCAAAGGACACTCACCATCTGTGACAGCATACGAATCACAAATATCAAACTCAAATGTcccttgtaatattttttcaaaaaaaactAACCATGACCAAAAAGGGTATGAacatttttttccctctcaactcatttttttttatttccactcTTGATTTTTTTGccaattgatttaattattgaaaagaCTATTCTTTAAAGTATTCCGAAACAACTCTCATTTGAATATAATTAATACCTTCAATTAATGTTGTTGTCAAGCTCAcgtgatatttttattgaatcaaagctCATATTGTTCTCAAGCTTTATGTCTTAATTATGGTTGGGTTTTTAATCAAAATGGTATTTAGATACTATTTATaacactttcaaaatatttgtgTGTTATATCAATACAAATATACATTACATCAATGCACGAATATAATTGTCATAAGTGAATGTCCAGataacattttcttttcttatttgggtccaaataaaaattaaggcAAGCTCAACTTAATTATCTCGAGTAATGCTAATCATTACCCACGACTACAAATAATATCGACAATTGTAATAGTTAGGATGTACTaaatacatcttatttttaaataatatatatttattacattatattttcgGCCCAAAAACACGTTAATtcattgataataaatatatcatattttgaaatatttcatcaactaataaaattatttcaagaTTGAAAACATGATGCAACAAATACACTTTAAccggaaataaaatataattattatacctTACCTCAGgaaaaacaatataaaaaattaaaaaataaacaacaatcCAAATTATTACGTTTATGTTCAAGTAGCTAACTAATAACATAAAACTTGTCAAATCAGATAACTTGAATACTAGATAAATaagcaaaaattgaaaaagtacAATAGAACAAAATCATGATGGTAAACATATAGCTATATAAATGCTTTCCTAATTAACCTAAAAGCAAGAGATTATTGAGCAAAGGTTAGGTTTCAGAATTGACTCCTTCCAGGCACAGGGCTGGCAAACATGCCTGTGAGGGAAAGAAGCATAAATGACAAGGTGGTATTGAGGGAACAAACTGTGGTGAAGGAACAGGCTAACATGTGTGGTAAGGATAACAAATGCAAATCTACAAAGCGACAGAGCATGTGTGTAACATGACAGAAACCTAATGAAGATGTTCTATATAGCATGAAGTCCTATTTTCTGCAGCTTCTATATTACAATGAAGGTGTTCTCTTCTTTAATTAggaaaagaatcaaagaaatttAGACTGTACTTCTCCACAAGGTAGCCTGTTCAAACTGAACTTGTTCACCAAAAGCATTAATTCGTTTACACCCTCAGTTGCAGATAAAATATGAATGGCAAACACAAGCAAACAAAGTATATGAAACAACACAAACAAGAAGAGGTACAATTACCTTACATAATTGACAAAAGGAGTGGCGTCCAATCTACCTCTTGTCATTCTCATGAATAATTTGCAATCAGTGTAATTTTGGCCAACCTGTAACAGGAGCAAGCTCAAGGCATTAAAGCAAGATGGTCAAATAAAATTGGCATGGCACAGAAGGTGAACCTTGTTGCTGTGGTAGCTTTGCTCCGTTGTGACTCACAGGTTCAAGTCAGGAAAGAGGATCTTGGCCAAGTAAAGGAAAGACTGCAACTTATAACAGAATACTTCTCCAAGTTCTCTGATATGCAGGCAGTGATTGTGCTTGCTCATGTGTCGCAGCATTTATCTGTGCACGAATCTAAAGAAAGCTGATGCCCCTCGGCAACAAAACTATTTTGAAATCCAGAAGATAAGTTTATATAATATAGATCAGAGAGTTCTGGATCATCATTAAACTAGACGATAACAAGAACATAGCCGGCAACTCAGGCTAATGACTGCTCATGTTTCAGTTCTTTCTAACACATTTACAACCAAGATTCTTGAATTTACAGGAGCGATGCTGACAGTTATTGAAAGTAGATAGCCTTGCACTCTGGTCTATAATGGAAAGTACCAAACATTAGCTTAAAGAGAGATTTTTACACATTTGGAAACTAGGGGATCTGTCCCTGTTCTGCAGAAAGTTGAATTCGAATCAGGCCCCCTTGGCACGTTTATTTCTCAACTGACTGAAGAAAAGCAAAAGCATCAAAGCTTCTAATTCCATGGACTTGGCTGTCTACAATCTCTAAATGCTGAAGTACCACCTGAAGCGGCAGGAGAAGGGGAGGAAGCCATGTAACTTGTCCCGGAAACAGATACTGTTGGCGGATTTGTAGGATGACCTTGGTGCCCTGGGGGAGCAAAACGTGACGGACTGCCAACAACAGCCAAGCTTGCTCGAGGAGGATGTGGAACCTGAAAAAAAAGCCACTTGGTGTTAATAAATTTCACATCACTACACTAGCAGTAAAGATTACTATTGCTAAAAATAAATCTCAGTTTACTATTGTTCCTTTCTTTGATCAGTACGACCCCATCTTTGTTATTACTATTCTTGTTACCTTTGAAGACAGTTGATTTTTAAGATTACTAAAACAAGTTGTTCTATTCTACTAAGACATTTCATTGCCTCAGAATGCCAAGTTACATATACTCCTCATTACTGCTAGTAATAATCCCAAAGAACTTTGTGGATCCCAGTTAGGCTTCCTGATAAAAGTTCTCATGAATAAGCAACAAATCATGCTGTTAAGCCCAgcctgaaaaataaattaagaaagcAGGCTGCTCCACGCAATCAGGCTAGCCTGAGGCCACAATGTGCCATGCGTCACCTCATGCAAGGTCTGTCAGGGCACCACGCGGGCTTCCCTATAATTCTCTCTATATTGGTCTGAGTATCAATCTCTCTCTAAACGAACTAAATCCCCTGAATCCTCTTCAATTTTTACCCTTTTCTCCATCTTCCTGGTTTGTTTCAGCCTCTCCATTATGCATCTCATGGTGACAAAGGAGGTCGAACAACAACCACCAGCAACATCTTGACCATGAAGTACGAGACAAgttatatatgcatattgttaaataagataagtaagggggtattaatgtatttatctttaagtaaatatatgtatatatatgcttatgttGTTCTCTTGAGGTATATACAAACAGTTCCTTTGTATTTatctaacatggtatcagagcccaaaccctaacctaacCCTAGCCGCCGCCGTCAGCCGACGCCATCACCGCCAGTCGCTTTGCCCGCTGTCGTCATCACCGCAGGTCTCTTCGTCGGCCGCTGTTTCCCTCACTGTCGCGGCTCTTCTTCTCCAGATCGCGACTCCTCTTCTCCAGATCTGGTTCGGCCGCGCCCAGATCTCACCTTTTCCGTCGCCAGGCCtgcgccctcaccctcgccgcGCTTGCGCCCCCGCCGTCGCCACGCCCGCGCCCGAGCCCGCCCTCACTGTCGCTGCCTCTGTCCCGATCATCTCTCTGTCGCCTTCGCCGCGCCTGTCCAAATTCGGCCATCCTCAGGCGAACTCGAGTGATAGCTTCAGCTGTTGTGCTCTAGATCTGGTATTGCTCCAgatctgttctttcttctccttggtCGTGTAACCCAATCTGCTCCAGATCTGCCATTGCTCCAAATCTGTCTTCCCTCTCTTTGGTTGTGTAATCAAATCTGCTCCAGATTTGCTGTTCTTTCTGTATCATGGATTCATCTCCAGCTCACTCTTCATCCACAAGCCGCTCCACCATGTCCACACCGGTGACCATTCCCCATTTTTCAGGCACACCGGTTATTACAACGAAAAAATTGAGCGGACATAATTATCCCACTTGGTCATGTGCagttgaaatttggtttcttggtcATGGCCTTGAGGATCATTTATCAAAGACTATTTCAACTGTTTCTGAGGGGGATCAACCTCTTTGGCGGAGAGTGGATGCCCAGTTATTGAGTTTATTGTGGTAGATGCCCAGTTATTGAGTTTATTGTGGTAGACCATTGAGCTGACCTTAATGCCGATATTTCGACCTCTTCGAGAGTGTAGTGCCCTATGGACTCGGGCTCGTGAGCTGTATACTAGTGACATCACTcgtatttatgatgtgatttgTGTCTTGTTCAATTTACGACAGACTGATTTGGATATGACCACATATTTGGGTAAGCTTCAAGCTTCTATTACTGACTTTAACGAGTTGATGCCCTTTGATACCGATATCAAGAAACAACAGCACCAACGCGATCAAATGTTTACTATCCTCTGTCTTCATGGAGTTTGACCAGAGCTTGACTCAGTTAAGACACAGATTCTCGGCAGTGCCTCTCTTCCTCCTCTGACAGAAGTATTTGCCAGACTACTTAGAGCCTCCTCTATTACTGTTGATCGTGGCATGTCCGTTGCTGGAGATCACTCCGCCCTAGTTACGACCCCGACTAGTCGTGGTGGTCGTCGGGGTGGTGGTCGTCCACGACCCCAGTGCTCCTATTATAATCGCCTTGGTCACACTAGAGAGACTTGTTATCGCCTACATGGACGTCCACCTCATGCAGCCAGTACTGCTAACATAGTTGTGGGCGTTTCAGAGAGTCAGGCATCTGTTAGGCCCCCGGTTTTGCATACTTACTATAGGCGTCACAAGCATCCGAAGGGGGTTGAGGGTACAGCTGGAGGAAGCACCAATCAGTAGGTGCGCTAAGGGGTATGATAGATATTtggctggtttgttacacaaaccagcaGACACGCCTGCATAACCAAATACGGTTATGcaggagagagaagggaataACAGCTTATAAAAGGGGTAGGAAGAGAGTGAGAAAggtgtgaagaatttggagttATTGTAGGAGAGTTCTGGGCCTCTCGAACGCCCAGTTGCTGCTGTTcttactttcattttcttgtaattccaattctgaaatacaattcaatccatttcatccattgGAGATCCTTCCTATCAGTTGGATCacatcattttggtatcagagcaatagTCGATCGCCATGGTAAACTTAACCAAGAGAGTGGGGGACCTGGAGGGGAAGGTTGACACGATGAGGGGAGAGATTCAAACCATCAACCGGAACGTAGCAGAAATGCTGGAGCAGTTTGCTATCATGCGCACAAGGTGGGACGAACAGGAACGGGAGCGGAAGGCTAAGGCTCATGGGAACGACTGGCCACCGAAATTGACCCCAGATTCCGAAGTGACACCAGGAGGGGGTATGAGTCACAGAATGGAGGGAAGCATGAGCGTTGCATGGCGACCGGAGGGGAGAGGTAGGAGGCTGGAACTGCCTACCTTCGAAGGAGACAATCCAGACGACTGGATTTTCAAGGCGGAGAGATACTTCACGATCAACCAGCTCTCGGAGGATGAGAAGATAGAGTCCGCTGCACTATGCTTCGAGGCAGGGGCCCTCgcttggttccagtgggagtCTAGGCACAGGGGGATCCGTAGCTGGGAGGGGCTCAAGCAGGGAATTCTTAACCGATTCCGCCCAACTCAAGAAGGATTGTTGGAAGAGAGGTTCCTTGCTCTGCGACAAGAAGGCACGGTTAAGGAATATAGGCTGATGTTTGAGGCATTGGCGGTACCTGTGTCAGACGTCTCTGAGGCGTTCTTGGAAGGACATTTCATCAACGGCCTTAAGCCTGAAATTAAGGCTGAGATCAAGGTATTACAACCCAGGGGGTTGGATCGGGTCATGCTAATAGCGCAATGTATAGAGGATAAAAATGCAGTCGTCCTGAGCTGCGGTAGGGGGTTCGGACCAGTGGGAAGTAAAATTCCCACCTACTCTACCACTAACACCGTTAGAATCCCTCCCACTCAATCTAGAAGCCCGACTCCTTATTCGAGAGTCTCGAACCAGGTGAGTAGTAAGCTACCAGTGGCCGAGAGTGGTAGTAATGTTCCTTTTAAACGGCTCAGTGAGGCTGAGTGGAAAGCCAAGAGGGAGAAGGGATTGTGTTTCCGTTGTGATGAGAAATACTCGATTGGCCACAGGTGCAAGAACAAGGAGCTGCACGTTATGATGATCTatgatgaagagaaagaaagggaaggaTCCGAGAGGGGAACCACGGAGGTGAGAGAAGACGAGGGAGGAGAGGAAGTGCACCAAGGCAGTGAAATCATTGAACTCTCTATGAATTCGGTGGTTGGTTTA
This window harbors:
- the LOC127789730 gene encoding uncharacterized protein LOC127789730; this translates as MLHPTTHNRRNLASGPAPKTPMDPTERKQPKGAPSATMASTTKPHHHHHHNPDPTIVSSALHTVSKHFSKLYTHQQKPSNKPSNAPSRTCADTHLHAKGMAVSAIEDTSCKSTTKLVSHHRRAVAEMEKDRLRLAVTGAIDNKYPKVYKSDKTKKPSKKERAKKESNSHQGCDVKRASISLSRSQEIGRKEADEGGDAKRPFFSLAVAGGRRRSFCNSQAELADFFSCSGVKVVSVDMPPFMQAHAVDCARKAHDSMEKFTSKALAFTLKKEFDGVYGPAWHCIVGTSFGSFVTHSVGGFLYFSMDHKHYILLFKTTVQRAD